The following proteins are encoded in a genomic region of Arachis ipaensis cultivar K30076 chromosome B02, Araip1.1, whole genome shotgun sequence:
- the LOC107625223 gene encoding uncharacterized protein LOC107625223 has protein sequence MSAQPGIVFLEEWLKRKCINPDKFVTRKSNSSSARAIIQAWAELRGSLQNSSFSQRQLQSLRTLVDSQTSLHVADPQARLVLGILSSSNISLPYESYPLFFRLLYIWVRKASKPTAAIIDSAMDVLSNLFSSQFDSGNCHAFFSESVLLLGSFSFASSAFERTKTFCLDLLSRVFVEKRQVLGSFTELLPDVLAGVGYALSSSVTVHYVTILDSLFEIWGTKDGPHGNISHGLMILYLTDWVMSNLINFQFLDKVRIFLQETFGTSKENYTPFVVFMAAAGVLRAANRSTSSGVKLDIVSRIRTSAVVCMEALVSDLVSQALRFKELRNDSKNRLLLQCVSLALVRTGSFSSNSSFFVCLALALLTEMFPLPQLYESVFSSGRLKLNEVKEHVDSILFKEAGVITGIFCNQYLSADEENKNIVENFLWQYCQDVYFGYRQVALLLKGKANELLEVLEKIAESAFLMVVVFALAVTKHKLNSKFSQEMQMEVSLKILISFSCMEYFRHVRLPEYMETIRKVVATVNKNEYACTCFVNSMPSYSDLTNGPDQKSNYLWSKDEVQTARVLFYLRVIPTFIEYLPSLAFKNMIAPTVFLYLEHPNGKVAQASHSLFAAFMSMGKESEENDIASFKEQLVFHYIQRSLLGYPGITPFEGMASGVVGLVQHVPAGSPATYYCIQSLVDKANQLCFEANVSEADAWKRQQGEPEPSKKLLGLILRLVFLVDIQVLPKLMQLLAQLVTKLPQDAQDAVLNELYSQVANSDDVIRKPTLVSWLQSLSYLCAMGTHQNAASKESESEENPTLARVADPSSSVRLTAQL, from the exons ATGTCGGCACAACCTGGCATCGTGTTCTTGGAGGAATGGCTAAAGAGGAAATGTATCAATCCTGATAAATTTGTCACTAGAAAGTCTAATTCCTCATCTGCCAGAGCCATCATTCAGGCATGGGCTGAGCTCCGTGGCTCCCTTCAAAATTCATCATTTAGTCAACGTCAGCTGCAATCTCTTAGAACCCTTGTTGATTCTCAAACCTCTCTCCATGTTGCTGACCCCCAAGCAAGACTTGTCCTTGGCATTCTTTCATCTTCGAACATTTCTCTTCCATATGAATCATATCCTCTTTTCTTTAGGCTTCTTTACATATGGGTACGAAAGGCTTCCAAGCCAACTGCTGCTATAATTGATTCCGCAATGGATGTCCTCTCTAACCTCTTCTCTTCTCAATTTGATTCTGGAAACTGTCATGCTTTCTTCTCTGAAAGTGTTCTCCTGTTGGGTTCCTTTTCTTTTGCATCTTCGGCATTTGAGAGAACAAAAACATTCTGTCTGGATTTACTCTCTAGAGTGTTTGTAGAGAAACGTCAGGTACTTGGTTCATTCACAGAACTTTTGCCTGATGTTTTAGCTGGAGTTGGTTATGCTTTATCATCTTCTGTGACTGTTCATTATGTTACAATATTGGATTCATTGTTTGAAATTTGGGGAACGAAAGATGGGCCTCACGGTAATATTTCTCATGGACTAATGATTCTGTATTTGACTGATTGGGTTATGTCAAACTTGATCAATTTCCAGTTTTTGGATAAAGTGCGTATTTTTCTCCAAGAAACTTTTGGAACCTCTAAGGAAAACTACACTCCGTTTGTTGTTTTCATGGCTGCTGCTGGAGTTTTGAGAGCTGCAAATAGGTCTACATCAAGTGGTGTGAAATTGGACATTGTGTCTCGAATAAGGACTTCTGCAGTTGTTTGTATGGAAGCTTTAGTTAGTGATTTGGTTTCCCAGGCATTGAGATTCAAAGAGTTGAGAAATGATTCTAAAAACAGGCTTTTGCTTCAGTGTGTCTCGTTAGCATTGGTTCGAACTGGCTCTTTTTCGAGCAATTCCTCTTTCTTTGTTTGTCTTGCTTTGGCATTGTTAACTGAAATGTTTCCATTGCCCCAGTTGTATGAATCAGTGTTTAGTTCAGGCAGACTGAAGCTGAATGAAGTCAAAGAACATGTAGATAGTATCCTCTTCAAGGAAGCAGGAGTAATAACTGGGATTTTCTGCAATCAATATCTTTCAGCCGATGAAGAAAATAAGAATATAGTTGAAAACTTTTTATGGCAATATTGTCAAGATGTTTACTTTGGATATAGGCAAGTAGCTTTGCTTCTTAAAGGCAAGGCAAATGAGCTTCTTGAGGTTTTGGAAAAAATTGCTGAATCTGCTTTCCTTATGGTTGTAGTCTTTGCATTAGCTGTAACAAAGCATAAGTTGAACTCCAAATTTTCTCAAGAAATGCAAATGGAAGTTTCATTGAAGATACTAATATCATTTTCTTGCATGGAATATTTTCGCCATGTCCGCCTGCCAGAGTATATGGAAACTATTCGTAAAGTAGTTGCAACTGTAAATAAGAATGAGTATGCTTGTACATGTTTTGTGAATTCCATGCCTTCGTATTCTGATTTGACAAATGGCCCAG ACCAGAAATCCAATTATTTATGGTCGAAGGATGAAGTCCAAACAGCTCGAGTTTTATTTTACCTGCGAGTTATCCCAACTTTTATCGAGTATTTGCCCAGCCTTGCATTCAAAAATATGATAGCTCCAACGGTGTTCTT ATACTTGGAGCACCCAAATGGAAAAGTAGCCCAAGCCTCTCATTCTTTGTTTGCGGCATTTATGTCTATGGGAAAGGAATCTGAAGAGAATGATATAGCATCATTCAAGGAGCAACTTGTTTTCCATTACATACAAAGATCTTTATTG GGATATCCGGGAATTACTCCTTTTGAGGGTATGGCTTCTGGGGTTGTAGGGCTGGTCCAACATGTTCCTGCTGGAAGCCCTGCCACTTATTATTGCATTCAGAGTCTTGTTGACAAAGCCAATCAACTATGTTTTGAAGCCAATGTTTCGGAGGCTGATGCATGGAAGAGGCAGCAAGGAGAGCCAGAACCAAGCAAGAAATTATTGGGCTTGATCCTGCGCCTAGTTTTTCTTGTTGATATACAA GTCTTGCCCAAGTTGATGCAACTGTTGGCCCAACTTGTTACCAAGTTGCCACAAGATGCACAAGATGCGGTTCTTAATGAGTTATATTCTCAAGTGGCAAATTCTGATGATGTCATTCGCAAACCCACATTGGTTTCATGGCTACAGTCCTTGTCTTATCTTTGCGCAATGGGTACACATCAAAATGCAGCTTCCAAAGAGAGTGAAAGTGAAGAGAATCCAACTTTGGCACGTGTTGCAGACCCATCGAGCAGTGTTAGACTAACTGCACAACTTTAA
- the LOC110269215 gene encoding uncharacterized protein LOC110269215, with amino-acid sequence MADHDPEDGHMASKSEPEVQPEGQALLHPPPPPHQGPHGKGTSGNPQTRRIHSEVYHLEAEDQSHTTKILDLVHGQGNRLQWLKHEAKRKRKVERELQREVRAAASPPPSPLATPHRGSSVLLPSLPCSSSFLAVTSSLLPSVFPLLPLCSAPCLVAIADVASPFHRRLSKICLELLTLQSLSSLSSSPLSPSLSVRAEFFFLLAVTSLPPSLLS; translated from the exons ATGGCGGACCACGATCCTGAGGATGGCCACATGGCATCTAAATCTGAGCCAGAGGTTCAGCCAGAAGGCCAAGCCCTCTTGCATCCACCTCCACCACCACACCAAGGCCCCCACGGGAAAGGGACCTCAGGAAATCCTCAAACAAGAAGGATCCATTCTGAGGTCTACCATCTTGAGGCTGAGGATCAATCTCATACAACCAAGATCCTGGATCTTGTTCACGGCCAGGGGAATCGATTACAATGGCTCAAGCACGAGGCCAAGCGAAAACGGAAAGTAGAACGGGAGTTACAAAGAGAAGTAAG AGCAGCTGCCAGTCCGCCACCATCACCGCTAGCCACTCCTCATCGTgg GTCGTCGGTGCTTCTCCCCTCCTTGCCCTGCTCCTCATCGTTTCTGGCCGTCACCTCTTCTCTGCTTCCGTCAGTCTTCCCGTTGCTGCCTCTTTGCTCCGCACCGTGTCTCGTCGCCATTGCAGACGTTGCTTCTCCTTTCCATCGTCGCCTCTCAAAGATCTGCTTGGAGCTGTTGACGTTGCAGTCTCTGTCGTCGTTGTCCTCGAgccctctctctccttctctttctGTCCGAGCTGAATTTTTTTTCCTCCTTGCCGTCACGTCCCTTCCTCCCTCGTTGCTG AGTTAA